The genomic stretch CAAGACTATCGAGCATCGGCGGCCTCCTGGCCGGCCGCGATCCAGTCCGCTCTGGGCGGCGCGAACACGTCGATGACCTGGGCGTCCTCCAGCACGGTCACCTGATGCGGGAGGTGGCCCGGAATGACGATGGTGTCGCCCGCACCCGCCTCCACGACCTCCGGGGCCGCGGTTCCACCGAACTCGAAGCGTGCCCGGCCCGACAGCAGGATGCTGATCTGCTCGTTCGCGTGCTCGTGCCACGGCACCACGGCCCCGGCCCGCAGTTCGATCTGCGCGACCATCGCCTGCTCGCCGTGCACGAACCGCCGCGTCACCCCTGGCATCATCGCCTCGGCCTGCACGTCATGCCACGCCCGTTTCACTGCTGTCATGGTGTCCTCCTGTCGCCGCTCCATGATGCCCCGTCAGCTGAGCCGGGCCACCATATCCACCCGGTCGAGCCCTGGCCCGTAGCCGCCTGGGGTGCGCGTCACCTCCTCGAACCCGAAGCGGGCGTAGTACGGCGCGGTGTGCTGGGACGTGTCGAGCCGCACCTCGCCCGCGCCCAGCTCGCGCAGCCGCTCCAGGCGGGCCCGGACGAGCATGGTGCCGTGGCCCCGGTGCTGGAGGTCACGGGCGACCATGCCCCACGCGAACCCGGCCGGGGCGGCGGGCTCCGTCCACCAGATCCCGCCGCAGGCGACGAGCTGCCCGGCGTCCTCGATGACGAGATATTCGGCGTGTTCATCGCTGCCCCCCGCGTCCAGACCGTCCAGCCACTCCACGAACTCCGCGCGTTCGTGGGGCAGGAACGAGGAGGGTGTATTCGAGTCGAACAGCGCCACGCAGGCAGCGTGGTCCGTGGGACGGTACGGGCGCAGCTTCGGATTCATTCACCCTGAAGTGTCCCCTGCTGGAAGCGTTCCCAGAGCTGCCCTGAATTACACTCCGGTCATGACTTCTGCTGCCGCGCCGGAATGGTACAAGAGCGCCGTCTTCTACGAACTCTCGGTTCGCACCTTCGCCGACGGGAACGGCGACGGCAAGGGCGACTTTCCGGGCCTAACCGGCCGGCTGGACTACCTCAAGTCGCTGGGCGTGGACTGCCTGTGGCTGCTGCCCTTCTTTCCCAGCCCACTGCGCGACGACGGCTACGACGTGGCCGACTACGTGAACATTCACCCGGATCTCGGCACCCTGGACGACTTCAAGGTGTTCCTGCGCGAAGCGCATGCACGCGGGCTGAGGGTCGTGGGCGACCTCGTGACCAACCACACGTCCAGCGACCATCCGTGGTTCCAGGCGGCGCGGCGCGGGGCCGTGCTGCCCGATGGCAGTCCCAACGAGTACCACGACTACTACGTGTGGAGCGAGACCGGCACCGAGTACGCCGGAGCGCGCATCATCTTCACCGACACCGAGACGAGCAACTGGACGATGGACGAGCAGGCCGGCAAATACTACTGGCACCGCTTCTTCGGCAGCCAGCCGGATCTGAACTACGACAACCCGAGGGTCGTGGAGGAACTGCTGTCGGCCGCACGGTTCTGGCTCGATCTGGGCCTGGACGGCTTCCGGGTCGACGCCGTGCCCTACCTGATCGAGCGCGAGGGCACCAACTGCGAGAACCTGACCGAGACCCACGACATCCTGAAGAGGATGCGCCGCATGGTGGACGAGGAATACCCCGGCCGCCTGCTGCTGGCCGAGGCCAACCAGTGGCCGGAGGAGGTCGTCGAGTACTTCGGCACCGACGAGGAACCCGAGTTCCACATGTGCTTCAACTTCCCGGTCATGCCCCGGCTGTACATGAGCCTGAAAAAGGAGGACACGACCAGCATCCGCGAGATCATGGGCCGCCTGCCGGCGATCCCCGCATTCGGGCAGTGGGCGACCTTCCTGCGGAACCACGACGAACTGACGCTCGAGATGGTCACGGACGACGAGCGCGCCTTCATGTACGCCGCCTACGCGCCCGATACCCGCATGAAGATCAACGTGGGCATCCGCCGCCGGCTGGCCCCGCTGCTCGACAACGACCGCCGCCGGATCGAGCTGCTGAACACCGTCCTGCTGGCCCTGCCCGGCAGCCCGATCCTGTACTACGGCGACGAGATCGGCATGGGCGACGACCTGGGTCTGGCCGACCGCAACGGCGTGCGCACGCCCATGCAGTGGAACGCCGGCACAAGCGGCGGCTTCTCGACGGCCGCGCCCTCGGACTGCTTCTTCCCGCCCATCGGGGACACGGTGTACGGCTACGGCCGCGTGAACGTGCAGAGCCAGGAACAGGATCCCAGCAGCCTGCTCAAGTGGATGTCGCGCCAGCTCGAACTGCGCCGCCGTCACCCCGGCTTCGCGGTGGGCGAGCTGGAATTCATCGATACGGATAACCCGGCGATCCTGGCCTTCACGCGCACCACACCCGATGAGAAGCTGCTGATCGTGAGCAACTTCGCCGGCAACGCGCAGGCCGTGCATCTGGAACTGGGCGCCTACGCGGGCCGTGTGCCGGTCACGCTCGCCGGGGCCAGCCCCTTCCCGGTGGTGGGCGAGGAACCCTACCCGATGATCCTCGGCAAGTACGACTACTACTGGCTGCGGCTGAACTGAGCGTGACCGGCGATACCCTGCCAGACGCTGCCCTGATCGTCGTCGCCACGGCGGGCGAGGCCACGCGGCTGACTGACCTGACCGCACGGGTGGTCGTGTCCGGCGTCGGGCCGGTGGCGGCGGCGCTGGCGACCCAGCGGGCGCTGCTGGAACAGCCGGCCGGTCTGGTGATCAGCGCCGGGATCGGCGGGGCGTATCCGGGCAGCGGGCTGAACCCCGGCGACCTGGCCGTGTCCAGCGAGATCATCCACGCCGACCTGGGAGCATGGGACGGCGACATGTGGCTGGAGCTGGACGCTCTGGGACTGTCGGTGCGATCCGATGGTCAGCAGGGCATCCGGTTTGCAGTCTGGGACGGTGCAGAGGAGGCGGCCAGACGCGCTGACGCTCCCTTTGGCCCCCTGCTCACCCTGAGCAGCGTGACCGGCTCGGCCCTCCAGGCAGCGGCCCTGACCGCCCGGCATCCCGGTGCCCTGACCGAAGGCATGGAGGGAGCAGGAGTGGCCCACGCCGCGCTCGTCGCCGGGGTGCCCGTGGTCGAGGTGCGCGGCGTGAGCAATCCCGTCGGCCCCCGCGACCGCAGCGCGTGGCGCCTCGGGGAGGCGCTGGCGGCCACACGGCGCGGCGTGCAGGCCGTGCTGGAGGAACTGGCGGCCACGTAGGTGCGGCCCTGGATCAGGGGTTCAGCAGGTTCCGCGCCTGGTTCACGGGGCCAGGAAAGTCCACCTTCACGTGCACGGTCGTGCCGGCAGGGGTGGCGGGATCGACGTTGATCCAGTGGCTCGCCAGCACCGGCGGGTTGGGCTGCGGGTCGATGGCCCGCACCATCACGCGGCCCTGGGCCGGCACGAACACGCACCAGCCCTCGGGCACGGTGGGAATGGCCCGCACCGGCAGCAGGCTCTGGAGGGTCATGTCCTCGGGCGTGGCCCAGTACTCGATCAGCAGGCTCGCCTGGGCGCGGTTCAGGTCAGACGCGGCCACGTCCAGCTGGATCTCGATGGTATCGGGGGTGCCGGGCACGAGGTTCGTCCAGCCGGGGATGACGTAGCGGTTGCTGCCCGCACTGCGGAACTGCTCGGGCTGGGGGGTCGGGGCGGTCATGGCTACAGCCTACCGCTCCTCAGTGCGAGCGCACGGTGCGGATCATCGCCCGCACCCCGAGAAATCCCACCAGAAAGAACAGGAAGGGAATCACGTTCACGGTGATCTCGGCGTCCTTCTCGGGCTCCAGGGCGTTCTGGCGGCGGTACTTGATCATGCGCCCAGCGTACCCCGCCCCCGGTGGGGGCCGGACGAGGGTGGGCTTATGACACTTCCCACATTCCGCACGGCCGACACGCCGCACGTCCTGCCGTCTGCGTCCGGCCCTGCGGAGCGCGCCCGTTGCGACTGCCGGCACCGGGGCGGTAGAACGCCCGTGTGACTGCTGCCGAGCTGCCCCAGACCATGCGTGCCCTGAGCAAACTTCACCCCGAGCCGGGCATCTGGATGGTGGACGTCCCGGTGCCCACCCCCGGCCCGAACGATCTGCTGATCCGCGTCCGCCGGAGCAGCATCTGCGGCACGGACGTCCATATCTACTCCTGGGACAGCTGGGCCCAGAAGACCATTCCCGTGCCGATGGTCGTCGGGCACGAGTACGTGGGCGTGGTCGCCGGCATGGGCTCCGAGGTGCGCGGCTTCGAGATCGGTGACCGCGTGAGCGGCGAGGGCCACGTCACCTGCGGGCACTGCCGCAACTGCCGCGCGGGCCGCCGCCACCTGTGCCGCAACACCCTGGGGGTCGGCGTGAACCGTCCCGGCAGCTTCGCCGAGTATCTGGTGCTCCCGGCGTTCAACGCCTTCAAGCTCCCGGACGACATCCCGGACGACATCGCCGCGATCTTCGATCCGTTTGGCAACGCCGTGCACACTGCCCTGACCTTCGATCTGGTGGGCGAGGACGTACTGATCACCGGGGCCGGCCCGATCGGCGTGATGGCTGCCGCTGTCGCGAAGCATGTCGGGGCACGGAACGTGGTCATCACGGACGTGAACGACTACCGCCTGGAGCTGGCCCGCACGATGGGCGTCACGCGGGCAGTGAACGTGGCCCGTGAAGACCTGTGGACGGTGGCCACCCAGGAACTCGGCATGCACGAGGGCTTCGACGTGGGCCTGGAGATGAGCGGGAACGGCCAGGCCTTCGCGCAGATGGTGTCGGTGATGAACAACGGCGGCAAGGTCGCGCTGCTGGGCATCCCCGCCGGCCGCGTGGACATCGACTGGAACGCTGTGATCTTCAAGATGCTGACGATCAAGGGGATCTACGGCCGCGAGATGTTCGAGACGTGGTACAAGATGGCCGCCCTGATCCAGTCGGGTCTCGACCTGCGCCCCGTCATCACGCACCACTACGGCATTACGGACTTC from Deinococcus sp. AB2017081 encodes the following:
- a CDS encoding cupin domain-containing protein, with translation MTAVKRAWHDVQAEAMMPGVTRRFVHGEQAMVAQIELRAGAVVPWHEHANEQISILLSGRARFEFGGTAAPEVVEAGAGDTIVIPGHLPHQVTVLEDAQVIDVFAPPRADWIAAGQEAADAR
- a CDS encoding GNAT family N-acetyltransferase; this encodes MNPKLRPYRPTDHAACVALFDSNTPSSFLPHERAEFVEWLDGLDAGGSDEHAEYLVIEDAGQLVACGGIWWTEPAAPAGFAWGMVARDLQHRGHGTMLVRARLERLRELGAGEVRLDTSQHTAPYYARFGFEEVTRTPGGYGPGLDRVDMVARLS
- the treS gene encoding maltose alpha-D-glucosyltransferase — encoded protein: MTSAAAPEWYKSAVFYELSVRTFADGNGDGKGDFPGLTGRLDYLKSLGVDCLWLLPFFPSPLRDDGYDVADYVNIHPDLGTLDDFKVFLREAHARGLRVVGDLVTNHTSSDHPWFQAARRGAVLPDGSPNEYHDYYVWSETGTEYAGARIIFTDTETSNWTMDEQAGKYYWHRFFGSQPDLNYDNPRVVEELLSAARFWLDLGLDGFRVDAVPYLIEREGTNCENLTETHDILKRMRRMVDEEYPGRLLLAEANQWPEEVVEYFGTDEEPEFHMCFNFPVMPRLYMSLKKEDTTSIREIMGRLPAIPAFGQWATFLRNHDELTLEMVTDDERAFMYAAYAPDTRMKINVGIRRRLAPLLDNDRRRIELLNTVLLALPGSPILYYGDEIGMGDDLGLADRNGVRTPMQWNAGTSGGFSTAAPSDCFFPPIGDTVYGYGRVNVQSQEQDPSSLLKWMSRQLELRRRHPGFAVGELEFIDTDNPAILAFTRTTPDEKLLIVSNFAGNAQAVHLELGAYAGRVPVTLAGASPFPVVGEEPYPMILGKYDYYWLRLN
- the mqnB gene encoding futalosine hydrolase → MTGDTLPDAALIVVATAGEATRLTDLTARVVVSGVGPVAAALATQRALLEQPAGLVISAGIGGAYPGSGLNPGDLAVSSEIIHADLGAWDGDMWLELDALGLSVRSDGQQGIRFAVWDGAEEAARRADAPFGPLLTLSSVTGSALQAAALTARHPGALTEGMEGAGVAHAALVAGVPVVEVRGVSNPVGPRDRSAWRLGEALAATRRGVQAVLEELAAT
- a CDS encoding uracil-DNA glycosylase, giving the protein MTAPTPQPEQFRSAGSNRYVIPGWTNLVPGTPDTIEIQLDVAASDLNRAQASLLIEYWATPEDMTLQSLLPVRAIPTVPEGWCVFVPAQGRVMVRAIDPQPNPPVLASHWINVDPATPAGTTVHVKVDFPGPVNQARNLLNP
- the tdh gene encoding L-threonine 3-dehydrogenase, with translation MRALSKLHPEPGIWMVDVPVPTPGPNDLLIRVRRSSICGTDVHIYSWDSWAQKTIPVPMVVGHEYVGVVAGMGSEVRGFEIGDRVSGEGHVTCGHCRNCRAGRRHLCRNTLGVGVNRPGSFAEYLVLPAFNAFKLPDDIPDDIAAIFDPFGNAVHTALTFDLVGEDVLITGAGPIGVMAAAVAKHVGARNVVITDVNDYRLELARTMGVTRAVNVAREDLWTVATQELGMHEGFDVGLEMSGNGQAFAQMVSVMNNGGKVALLGIPAGRVDIDWNAVIFKMLTIKGIYGREMFETWYKMAALIQSGLDLRPVITHHYGITDFQKGFDDMLGGQSGKVILNWEE